In Pseudomonas fluorescens, the following are encoded in one genomic region:
- a CDS encoding LysR substrate-binding domain-containing protein, translating to MRKTKSPEEELESGAKRGRLPPLSMVRAFEAVSRLGSMRKAADDLNVGHTVVSRHVRNLESWLGTRLVDAGPRGIRLTTEGRLFAETVGMAFDMIAKSTAELRPAVSRSVLRIWCVPGLATRWLAPRFNQLQLALPGIDFVMRATDLEPDFAHYDADVDIRYLDEPKGNVRWILLERPRIFPVASPDWISKNAPIRSLDDLVSQPLIHEESRDQWRQWFHQAGYGHEVVLNGPRLWSANLTVDAALTGQGIALATRLIAADDLRTGRLVELLGTDVRLGGYYLVGPRERWNEVTLARFRAWMQQSIAETTGGQSAGVISQHDCAEE from the coding sequence TTGCGCAAAACCAAATCGCCAGAAGAGGAGCTAGAAAGTGGCGCCAAACGCGGACGTCTACCGCCGCTTTCGATGGTCCGCGCCTTTGAGGCAGTGAGCCGGCTCGGCTCGATGCGCAAGGCTGCGGATGATCTCAATGTCGGCCATACGGTCGTTTCCCGCCATGTGCGAAATCTTGAATCCTGGCTTGGCACGCGACTTGTGGATGCTGGACCACGAGGCATTCGGCTGACTACGGAAGGCAGGCTTTTTGCCGAGACTGTGGGAATGGCTTTCGACATGATCGCCAAGTCGACGGCGGAATTGCGTCCGGCGGTAAGCCGCTCGGTTTTACGAATCTGGTGTGTCCCTGGTCTCGCGACGCGCTGGCTGGCGCCGCGTTTTAACCAGCTCCAACTTGCGCTGCCCGGTATTGATTTCGTCATGCGCGCTACCGATCTAGAGCCCGATTTCGCGCATTACGACGCCGATGTCGATATCCGTTATTTGGATGAGCCGAAGGGGAATGTGCGCTGGATTTTGCTGGAAAGGCCGCGGATTTTCCCGGTCGCTAGCCCGGACTGGATCAGCAAGAACGCACCCATCCGCTCTCTTGACGATCTTGTGAGTCAGCCGTTGATACATGAGGAAAGCCGCGATCAATGGCGACAATGGTTCCATCAGGCTGGCTATGGGCATGAAGTAGTGTTGAACGGGCCGCGGCTCTGGTCAGCCAATCTTACGGTCGACGCGGCCCTAACGGGGCAGGGAATCGCACTCGCGACACGCCTAATTGCCGCCGATGATCTGCGCACCGGGCGGCTGGTCGAGTTGCTTGGAACCGATGTTCGGCTCGGAGGCTATTATTTAGTTGGACCGCGTGAGCGTTGGAATGAAGTGACATTGGCGCGTTTCCGCGCTTGGATGCAGCAGTCTATCGCGGAGACGACGGGTGGCCAGTCAGCTGGTGTGATAAGTCAACACGATTGCGCTGAAGAATAA
- a CDS encoding aspartate aminotransferase family protein yields MSNATDTLYARDIAHHLHSYTDARMHEGVGPLAIERGDGVFVYDTEGRRYIEAMSGLWSAALGFSEVRLVEAAMRQMRKLPFYHTFTHKTHQPAVDLAEKLISLAPVPMSKVFFTNSGSEANDTVVKMVRYYNNARGLPLKKKVISRIGAYHGVTIAAASLTGLPNNHRAFDLPMMDIAHAMCPHHYRFGEPGESEEAFSDRLAKGLETLIQREGPDTVAAFIGEPLMAAGGVIVPPRGYWQKIQAVCRKYDILLVADEVVCGFGRTGNMFGSTTFGIEPDIMVLSKQLTSSYQPLAAVLINERIYQEIAGQSSTIGTFGHGFTASGHPVAAAVALENIKLIEERHLVEHAAEMGARLRAGLSQYADHPLIGEIRSVGFIAAVELVADKSEKTRFEPLRRVGSYFNARCQEHGMIVRNIGDSIAFCPPLVTTAEEVDLIINCFSKALEDTQRWLAQGH; encoded by the coding sequence ATGTCCAATGCCACTGACACACTGTACGCGAGGGATATAGCCCATCACCTTCATAGCTATACCGATGCGCGGATGCACGAAGGTGTCGGTCCGTTGGCAATTGAGCGCGGGGATGGGGTTTTCGTCTATGACACCGAGGGGCGTCGCTATATCGAAGCCATGTCGGGCCTGTGGAGTGCGGCACTTGGCTTCAGCGAGGTGCGACTGGTCGAGGCGGCCATGAGGCAGATGCGTAAGCTACCTTTCTACCACACCTTTACTCACAAAACGCATCAGCCTGCCGTGGATCTCGCGGAGAAGCTCATCTCGCTGGCGCCGGTGCCGATGAGCAAGGTTTTCTTTACCAACTCCGGTTCTGAGGCCAACGACACGGTGGTGAAAATGGTTCGTTACTACAATAACGCCCGTGGTCTGCCGCTGAAGAAAAAGGTGATATCCCGCATCGGAGCCTACCATGGCGTGACCATCGCTGCGGCGAGCCTAACTGGCTTGCCGAACAATCATCGTGCTTTCGACCTGCCTATGATGGACATAGCGCATGCAATGTGCCCGCATCACTATCGTTTCGGCGAACCCGGCGAGTCGGAGGAGGCATTTTCGGATCGTCTTGCAAAAGGGCTCGAAACCCTCATCCAACGCGAAGGGCCCGATACAGTTGCTGCGTTCATCGGCGAACCTTTGATGGCGGCCGGTGGGGTTATTGTTCCTCCGCGCGGCTACTGGCAAAAGATCCAGGCGGTTTGCCGCAAGTACGATATTTTGTTGGTAGCAGACGAGGTCGTCTGTGGATTTGGCCGCACTGGCAACATGTTCGGCTCGACTACGTTCGGCATCGAGCCAGACATTATGGTGCTGTCTAAACAGTTGACCTCGTCATATCAACCGCTTGCAGCAGTGTTGATCAACGAACGGATTTATCAGGAGATCGCGGGGCAAAGTTCGACCATCGGGACCTTTGGACACGGCTTCACCGCGAGCGGGCACCCAGTGGCTGCGGCAGTGGCGCTGGAGAACATCAAGTTGATTGAAGAGCGACACCTGGTAGAACACGCGGCCGAAATGGGCGCGCGACTGCGAGCTGGCCTTTCGCAATATGCTGACCACCCGTTAATCGGGGAAATCCGAAGTGTCGGCTTCATTGCCGCCGTTGAGCTGGTCGCAGATAAATCGGAGAAAACCCGGTTCGAGCCGCTTCGCCGAGTCGGTAGTTATTTCAATGCTCGCTGCCAAGAGCACGGCATGATTGTCCGCAACATTGGCGACAGCATTGCGTTCTGCCCACCCCTGGTCACTACAGCGGAAGAAGTCGACCTTATCATCAACTGTTTCAGCAAGGCGTTGGAGGATACGCAGCGGTGGCTGGCGCAGGGGCATTGA